The genomic interval CCCTGCTAGACACGGGCTCGGGCGAGGCCTACTTCTACCGGCTCGCGGCCCTGCAGGAGCAGGGTTTCGGACGCGTAGACAGGATGCCCTTCTCCATCAAGGTCCTGCTCGAGTCGCTGGTGCGCAACGAGGACGGCTTCCTCGTCACCCGGGCCGACATCGAGCGCCTCGCCGCCTACGACGCCAAGAGGCGCTACGAGGACGAGATCCCGTTCATGCCGGCCCGCGTCATCCTGCAGGACTTCACGGGCGTGCCGGCCGTCGTCGACCTGGCTGCCCTGCGCAGCGCCATGCGGCGCATGGGCGGCGACCCCGACAAGATCAACCCGCAGGTGCCCGTCGACCTCGTCATCGACCACTCCGTGCAGGTCGACGAGTACGACGACCCCCTCGCCCTCCTCCACAACTCGCAGATCGAGTTCCAGCGCAACATGGAGCGTTACGAGTTCCTCCGCTGGGGCCAGTCGGCGTTCGCCAACTTCAACGTCGTCCCGCCGGCCTCGGGCATCGTCCACCAGGTCAACCTCGAGTACTTGGCCCGCGGCGTCCTCTCCAAGCCGCTCGGCGACAAGGACGTCGTGTTCCCCGACTCGCTCGTCGGCACCGACAGCCACACGACCATGATCAACGGCCTGGGCGTCGTCGGCTGGGGCGTCGGCGGCATCGAGGCCGAGGCCGTCATGCTCGGCCAGCCCTACTACATGGTGATCCCGGAGGTCGTCGGCTTCCGCCTCAAGGGGAAGCTGCCAGAGGGCGCCACGGCCACCGACCTCGTGCTCGTCGTCACGGAGATGCTCCGCAAGCACGGCGTGGTCGGCAAGTTCGTCGAGTTCTTCGGCCCGGGCATGGCGACCATGACGGTCCCTGATCGCGCCACGCTCGGCAACATGGCCCCCGAGTACGGCGCCACCGTCGGCTTCTTCCCGGTGGACAAGGAGACGCTCCGCTACATGCGCCAGACGGGCCGCATGCCCGACGAGGTCGAGGCGCTCGAGCGCTACTGCCGCGCCAACGGCATGTGGCACGACCCGGCCGACCCGGAGCCCGAGTTCTCCGAGGTCTTGGAGCTCGACCTGGGCACCGTCGTGCCGAGCGTGGCCGGACCGAAGCGCCCGCAGGACCGCATCGAGCTCAAGGACATGCAGACCCAGTTCCAGGAGGACCTGCGGCGCCCCGTCGACAAGCGCGGCTTCGCCTTGAGCGCCGAGGCGTTGGAGCGCACCGGCCACCTCTCGTTCCGCGGCGTCGAGAAGGACCTGAGGCACGGCGACGTCGTGATCGCCGCCATCACGTCCTGCACGAACACGAGCAACCCCTCGGTCATGCTGGCGGCCGGCCTGGTCGCGAAGAAGGCCGCCGAGCGCGGCCTGCGCGCCAAGCCGTGGGTGAAGACGAGCCTCGCCCCCGGCTCCAAGGTCGTCACGGAGTACCTCCGCGACACGGGGCTGCTGCCGTACCTCGAGCAGGTCGGCTTCTACGTCGTCGGCTACGGCTGCACGACGTGCATCGGCAACTCCGGCCCCCTGCCGCCCGCCGTAGTGAAGGCGGTCGAGGAGGGCGACCTCGTGGCCGCGGCCGTGCTCTCCGGCAACCGCAACTTCGAGGGGCGCATCAACCCGCACGTCAAGGCGAACTACCTGGCGAGCCCCCCGCTCGTCGTGGCGTACGCCCTCGCCGGCACGGTGGACATCGACATCGTGAACGACCCGCTCGGCGAGGACGATGCCGGCGACCCCGTCTATCTGCGCGACCTCTGGCCGACCTACGCCGACGTGACCGAGCGCCTCGAGGCCGCCATGAACCCCGAGACGTTCAGGCGCATGTACGACGGCATCGAACGCTCGAACGAGGCCTGGAACGCCATCCCCGTGAAGGGCGGTCAGCTCTTCGACTGGGACGACTCCTCCACCTACATCCAGGAGCCGCCGTTCTTCATCGACATGCCCGAGAACCCGGGAAGCATCGCCCCGGTACGGGGCGCGCGCGCTCTCGTCAAGGTCGGCGACTCCGTGACGACCGACCATATCTCGCCCGCCGGCTCCATCGCGCTGAACAGCCCGGCCGGCAAGTTCCTCACCGAGCACGGCGTTACGAAGGCCGACTTCAACTCGTACGGCTCCCGGCGCGGTAACGACAGGGTGATGACCCGCGGCACGTTCGCCAACATCCGCCTCAAGAACCAGCTGGCGCCCGGCACCGAGGGCGGCCTGACGACCGACTTCACGACAGGCGAGGTCACGAGCATCTTCGAGGCGAGCCGCAACTACATCGCCGCCGGCATCCCGACCATCGTCATCTCGGGCAACGATTACGGTATGGGCTCGAGCCGCGACTGGGCGGCCAAGGGCACGTACCTGCTCGGCGTCAAGGCCGTCATCGCCAAGAGCTACGAGCGCATCCACCGCTCCAACCTGGTCGGGATGGGCGTCCTGCCGCTGCAGTTCCTCGATGGCCAGGGCCCGGAGACGCTCGGGCTCGACGGCAGCGAGACGTTCGACATCGGCATCGACGAGAACGTCGCGCCGCGTGCGCGGCTCGCGGTCACCGCCACCAAGGCGGACGGCACCAAGGTCGAGTTCGAGGTGGCCTGCCGGCTCGACACGCCCGTCGAGGTCGAGTACTACCGCAACGGCGGCATCCTACACACGGTGCTGCGCAACCTGCACCGCTCCGCGACGCGCGCTACGGCCTGAGCGCCGGCGCTCAGACCTAGCTCCACCAGGGGCGATCGGAGCCGGCCGTCGGGCGGCGGCGCGTTGACAGGGCCCCCCCCCCGCCCCCCCCCCCCCCACGGCCGGTATACTGCCACCATGCGCGGTTTCATCGGGTTCATCGTCGTGCTGGCCATCGTCTTCTTCGCCGTTGGGGAGACGCGGGGTTGGTACCTGGGCATCCCGAGCCAGACGCCCGTGTTCGTGTACAAGAAGGACTTCACGTCCACGACGTCCCGCAGGACCACGCAGAGGACCGACATGCCCGTGCGCTTCACGGGCGACGTCAAGCGCGGCTCCGTGACCATCGAGGTGCGCTACCAGCGCCCGACGAGCTTCCAGACCTCGCAGGCGGCTGGCCCGGAGACGAAGGTCTACGAGGTGACCTACTCGGCCGGCCAGAGGGCGGCGCTAGACCGGGTCTTCGAGAACGGCGGCGGGGTCTACACGGTCTTGGTCCGCTACCAGGACGCGACCGGCCTCTTCACGCTCATGCTGCCTGGGGGCACCGACCTCTAGCGCGTCTTGGCGCGCGCGGCGGCCAACTGCGCCCACTGCTCGGGCGTCACGGCGTCCAGTACGTTGAACTCGCCCGCGTTGTACACGCTCTCGCCGCCGTCGATGTAGACGAGGTCGCCCGTGATGAACCCGGCCTCGTCGGAGAGCAGGAAGCTCGCGAGGTTGGCGAGTTCCGCGTGGTTCCCGACGCGCCCGAGCGGCACCTGGTCCGCGAACAGGCGCTCGATCTCCGGCGTCGGCATCAGGCGACTCCAGGCCCCCTCGGTGGGGAACGGCCCCGGCGCGATGGCGTTGAGGCGGATGCCGTACTTGCCCCACTCTCCCGCCAGCGAGCGCGTTAGCGAGACGACGCCCGCCTTGGCTACGGCCGACGGCACGACGTAGCCTGAGCCCCGCTCGGCGTAGGTGGCCGCGATCGAGAGGACGGCCCCCTTCGCCCCGGTCGCTATCCAGCGTTTGCCGAGCTCGAGCGTCGTGTACACGCTGCCGTGCAGCACGATGCCGAGCACGGCGTCGAACGCTCGGTGCGACAGGGCCTCGGTGGGGGAGATGAAGTTCCCGGCGGCGTTGTTGACGAGGGCGTCCACCTTGCCGAACCGGGTGAACGCGGCGTCGAACGCGGCCCCGACGGCCTCCGGGTCCCTGACGTCGAGGGCGACGGGGAGCACGGCGCGCCCGAACTCGGCCGCGAGCCGCTCCGCCTGCTCCTCGAGGAGCTCCAGGCGGCGGCTCGCGATCACGGCGTTCGCGCCCAGCTCGAGGAAGCGGCGGGTCATCGCGAGGCCGAGTCCGCTGCCCCCACCCGTGACGAACACGACCTTGTCCAGCAGCAGGTCAGACCTGAACATGCCACATGGTCGCACGCTTCACGTGCCGGGTGGCGGTATGGCGCCTCGTGGCGGAGAGACACGGCGGCCCGACGGGCCGGGCGACCCCGGCGGTGTGGGCTATCCCCTGCGACACCCTGGCACGCAGGGGTCATACTTGGCGAGCGATGCGTCTCCACTACCACGCCGTCCGCCGGCCAGCCCCATCGGTCGTGCTCCTGATCTCGTTGCTGGCGGCGCTCCTGGCGTGGTCCGGCGGCTCTTCCGCCGCGGCGCAGACCTACGTGGCGGCGCCGACGCCCGTGCGGGTCCTGCTGGCCGTGACGGGCAGCGTCACGGTGAGCATGGCGGGCCCACACTCCGGCGTGGTCGACGGCAGGGGAGGGTTCTTCACGCCCGGACCGCTGGCCTGGCCCGTCGGCGCCCGGGACGGCCAGCTCGTCGTCGACGGTCACGAGATCGGCACGTCGCTCGTCCTCGACGCCGAGGGTGGCACCCTCGAGGCGTTCGGGACCCACTACCGGGGCGCGATCCGCCTCAGCGCCGTCGGCGACGAGGTAGAGGTCGTCAACGTCCTCGACCTGGAGGCGTACCTGCGGGGCGTCGTGCCGGCGGAGATGGCCGCCTCGTGGCCCATGGAGGCGCTCAAGGCGCAGGCCGTGGCGTCGCGCTCGTACACGCTGGTCTCGCTCGACCCGGAGGCCCGCTACGACCTATGCGCCACGACGGACTGCCAGGTCTACGGCGGCGTCGAGGCCGAGCAGCCGCGCACGGACGACGCAGTCGCGGCGACGACTGGTGTCGTCGTCACGTACGGCGGCGCCACGGCGCGCACCTACTACCACTCGGACTCGGGCGGCATGATCGCCTCGAGCAGGGAAGTATGGGGCACGAGCTACCCCTACCTAGTGGCCGTGCGGGACGCGGCCTCCAGCACGCCGCACCGGGCGTGGACGGCGCGGCTCGACGCCGCCGCGGTCTCAGCCAGCCTGGTGGCCGCCGACCGGGGCGTCGGGACGGTCACCGCGCTGCGCGTGCTCGAGACGAGCGAGTCGGGCCGGGTCGTGTCGCTCGAGGTCGCCGGCACCGGCGGCACTACGGTCATCGGCGGTAGCCAGCTGACGAGCCTGGCGCGCGGCTGGGGGCTCAAGTCCATGCGCTTCTCCATGCAAGGGCCGCTGAGCGTGCGCGGCGACGGGTGGGGCCACGGCGTGGGCATGAGCCAGTACGGCGCCAGGGCCCTCGCCCAGGCCGGCTACGATTACGGCCGCATCCTGGCGTACTTCTACCCGACGACGACGTTGACGCGCTTCGTAGCGCAGACCCCCTGAGTCGCTACCCCTGAGCCGCTACTTGGTAGCCTTGACGGATGAGCTTGCGAGCGGCAGCGCCGACGCGACGCCCGACGGCGGCACGGTCTTGAACTACGCCGCCCTCCTCGGCCTGCTCGTGGCGGTGACCTTCGCCCTGCCCATGCTCGCGCGCCTGGCCGTGTCCCTCGGGCTCCATCGGGACGCCGGCGTGGTGGTCAGCCTCGCCGTCGCGCTGCTCGCCGCGCTCGGCTGGTTCGCCCGCGCCCGCGCCGCCGCCCGCAAGCGTGCCGGCGAGCGGGACGCGTGAACCGCGCCGCTGCCAAGAGCGCCCGGCTGACGCTCGTACCGACGCCCATAGGCAACCTGGCCGACGTCACGCAGCGCGCCCTCGAGGCCCTGCGCGCGGCGCAGGTCGTGGCGGCCGAGGACACCCGCAGGAGCCGCGTGCTGCTGGACCGCTACGGCATAACGACGCCCCTCGAACGCCTCGACGCCCACACCATCGCGAGCCGGGCGCCGGCCCTCCTGGAGCGCTTCGAGCGCGTCGCGTTCGTGACCGATGCCGGCACCCCGGGCATCTCCGACCCCGGGGCGGAGCTGGTGCGGCTCGCCATCGAGCTGGGCGTGGGCGTCGAGGCGCTTCCCGGCCCGACGGCGTTCGTCCCCGCCCTCGTCCTCTCGGGCCTCCCTACCGCGCGCTTCACGTTCGAGGGGTTCCTGCCCCGCAAGGGCGGCGAGCGCGGTCGCAGGCTGGAGGCCATCGCGGGTTCCGCCGCCACCTCCATCCTGTACGAGGCACCCCAGCGCCTCGTCGCCACCCTCGCCGACCTGGCCGAAGCGTGCGGTTCCGACCGCCAGGCGAGCGTGAGCCGGGAGCTGACGAAGCTCCACGAGGAGACGCGCAGGGGCAGCCTGGTCGAGCTTCTGGCGCATTACCGCGGCAACCCCGCCCGCGGCGAGGTCGTCGTGGTCGTCGGGCCCGCGCCGGAACCCGAAGCGGACGCGCCCGGCGCGCCCGCGCAGGCCGCCGCCCTGGCCGGCGCCGGGGTTCGCGGTAGGCTGTTGCGCGAAGCGCTGCTCGCCCTGGGCGTGCCCAGGAACGAAGCGTACCGCTCGGCCCTCGCCTACCCGGACACCGACCCTTGAACGGGCCGCTCCGGGAGTTCGGGCATGCCTAGCCACCGGAAGGTCACGTAGTGAACGACACCACCACGCAGCCTCCCGCCTCCACAGTCGAGGCAGGCGGACGCTACCTCGGCCTGGGCGCCGTCGCCAGGCTCATGCTCTTCGCGCGCTCGCCCGGCCCGGCCGTGCTCCTGACCACGAGCGACCGCGCGGCCGTCTTCGACGACACGCACGTCTTCGGAGCCCTGCGCACCGTCGACCCGACCTTGAGCGACTGGCTCGAGCGCCGGGAGAAGGTCGTGCTGACACTCGGTCACGCGGTGATGCCGTTCCCCCAGCGGCCGGAGTCGTTCGCGCTCGAGCTCGTTGAGGGGCGCAGCTACCCGCGCGAGGAGCTGCTCACGCGCCTCGTCGACTACGGTTACGTCAGGGACGCCGCACCCGGCTTCACCGTCAGGGGCGACACGCTCACGATCTACCGCGAGCCGCTGCCGGAGCCCACCGGGGCCGCGGCGGAGGGCGACGACGATGACGTCGTCTTCCCGGAGGCGCCTCCCGGCAGCGTGCGGCTCGAGTTCTTCGGCGCCGAGCTCGACGCGCTCTTCCTAGCCGGCGAGCGGGCGCAGCGCGTGGTGATCGCGCCCCGCGCCCTCGACGAGGTTGGCGCGGGCGGCTTCACCACGCGCCTGCTCGCCACGCTGCCCGGCACCGTGTTCCTCGACGCGCCGGAGCTCTACCCCGGCGACCTGCCGGGCGCCACCAACGAGTGGCTCTGGGGCCACCTGGCGGGCCGCGACGTCGTGTCGTTCGGCCGCGACCCGCTGGCCCTGGAGGAGCGCCGCGCCGGTGTGGAGGCGCTGCCCTACTACCGCGGCAAGCTGAGCGACTTCACGAGCGACCTCCACGTCTGGCTGCGCGACGGCTACTCCGTGCAGCTCCTGCTGAAGTTCGAGCGGAGCGGCCGTTACCTGCGCGAGCGCGTCATCGACGCCTACGAGTCGCACTGGCGCAACCGCGTCGAGCATCACCCCGGCCAGGTGTCGCTGGCCATCGCGCCCGGCGTCCAGGGCGGCTACAAGGACGAGGGGCGGCGCGAGGTCGTCCTCACCGAGGAGCTCCTGTACGGCTACCAGGGCGGTCGCAAGGCGACGAAGCTCGCCGGCAAGCGGGTCGGCGACGCCTCTCAGCTGACCGTCGGCGACTACCTCATCCACCCCGACCACGGCGTCGGCCGCTTCGTCGCCCTCGAGGCGCGGCAGGTCGTGGGCGTCGTGCGCGACTACCTCCAGCTCCAGTACGCAGGCGAGGGCAAGCTCTACCTGCCGGTCGAGCTGCTGCCGCTCCTCAGGCGCCACCCGGGCACGACCGACGACCCGCCGCGGCTCTCCACCCTCGGGACCAACGAGTGGGCGCGCGCCAGGGAGAAGGCGCGCGCGAGCGCGGAGGCGTTGGCGGCCGAGCTCATCAAGACCTACGCCAAGCGGCAGGTGAGCAAGGGCACGGTGTTCCCGGCCCAACCCGAATGGGACGTCCTCATCGAGCGCAACTGCCCGTTCACGCTCACGCCGGATCAGGCCGAGGCCGTCGAGGCCGTGTTCGCGGACATGGCGCGCGAGGTGCCCATGGAGCGGCTCGTCTCGGGCGACGTCGGCTTCGGCAAGACGGAGGTCGCGATCCGGGCGGCGCATCGTGCCGTCGGCAACTCGGCGCAGGTCGCCGTCCTGGTCCCGACCACGGTGCTCGCGCGCCAACACTTCGAGACGTTCAGCGAGCGTTTCAAGGGCCTGCCCGTGCGGGTCGAGATGCTCTCGCGCTTCTCCACCGACGCGGGCGCGCGGGCTACGCTGGCCGGCCTCAAGGACGGCAGCGTCGACATCGTCGTCGGCACCCACCGGCTCCTCAACGAGGCCATCGAGTACAAGAACCTCGGGCTCCTGGTGGTGGACGAGGAGCACCGTTTCGGCGTCGGGCAGAAGGAGCGGCTCAAGAACCTCAAGGCGAACCTCGACGTCCTCTCGCTCTCCGCCACGCCCATCCCGCGCACGCTCTACATGAGCCTGGTCGGCCTGCGCGACGTGTCGCAGATCATGACGCCGCCCGAGGGGCGCAAGCCCATCCAGACGGTGCTGCAGCCGTACGACCCGATGGTCGTGCGCGAGGCGGTCGTCTTCGAGCTCGAGCGCGGCGGCAAGGTGTTCTACATCCACGACCGCATCGGCTCCATGAGCATGCGCGCCCGCACGCTCGGGCAGCTCGTGCCCGAGGCGCGCATCGGCGTCGCGCACGGGCAGATGGGGGAGGCCGAGTTGGAAGAGATCATGCTCGGTTTCGAGGAGGGCGCCTACGACGTGCTCCTCTCCACGACCATCGTCGAGTCCGGCCTAGACATCGCGGGCGCCAACACGCTCATCATCGAGCGCGCCGACCGTCTGGGCCTCGCCCAGCTCTACCAGCTCAGGGGGCGCGTCGGGCGGCGGCAGACCGAGGCGTGGGCGTACATGCTCTACCCCGGCAGGCTGACCGAGCAGGCCCAGCGGCGGCTGTACGCCATCGCCGAGCTGAACGACCTGGGCTCCGGCCACCTCCTCGCAGAGAAGGACATGGAGATCAGGGGCGTCGGCAACCTGCTGGGGCCGGAGCAACACGGCCACATCAGCGCCGTGTCCCTCGAGGTGTACACGGAGATGCTCGCCGAGGAGGTCGCGAAGCTCAAGGGGGAGCTGCGCGCGGCCGAGGTGCCGCAAGTGACCGTGGACCTGAGCGTCGACGCGCGCCTCAGCCCCGCCTACATCCAGGACGACGCCGTGCGCATCAACTACTACGGCCGGTTGGCCGGCACGGGCGGCCTCGCCGAGGTCAACCGCATCGCCAAGGAGCTGCGGGAGGCGTACGGGCCCTTCCCTCCCGAGGTGCGCTCCTTCATCGAGCTCACGCGCCTCCGCTTGGTAGCAGGGGCCAAGGGCGTCGTCACCATCAAGGAGCACATGACGGACGTGCAGGTCGCGCTCGCCGCGGACGTGGAGGCCATCGACTACGACGCCAAGCGCCTCAAGGCGCTGCCGTTCCAGGTCGAGCCGACGCGCTACCCGCCCGGCTTCAGCGTGAAGAAGCGGGGCCTGAAGGACGTCGAGGTGCCGGGGGCGCTCCTCGAGCTCTTGTACCTGGTCGGCTAGCAACGAGGCACACAAGGAGGCGCCCCGCGGCCTTGACCGTGGGGCGCCTAGCTCTAAGCGTCGAGCTGGTGCTTAGAAGTGGTAGTTGAAGCCGAGGCGGCCCGTGACGCCGAAGCCGAAGGTCGGGATGACGCCGATGGCGGGGCCGACTTCGAGGAAGACGCCGCCCTGCGGGAGGCCGGCACTGGCCAGGCTGAACTCGCCGCCGACGAAGGCGTTGATGCCGAGGGCCAAGCCCGAGCCGACGCCGAGGCCGACACCGCCGCCGACGTAGACCTGGATGGGCGTGTCACCCATGTCGACATCGAGGTCGTAAAGGACATCGGCGCCGATGGCGAAGCCGGCCGTGCCGATGTAGTTGTAGCCCGCGTTGAGGCGGACAGCCAAGTTCGGCGCGATGTCGTCGACACCGAAATGAAGCGCGGCACCTGGGTACCCGGCGCTGACGCCGGCCCACATACCGCCTTGCGCGAAGGCTGCACCGGCACCCAGGGCGGCGACGGCGATCAGGCTGACCAAGAACTTGCGCATTCGAACCCTCCAAACCGATCTGAGAAGACTAGGATTACGTTCTCCTCGCCTGACCGGTTATATCACGGGTCTGTGAGAGCGACAAGTCGGGGTTTTCACTCACTATCCGATGGCAATCGGGTTTTCCGTCGGTGCGTCTCGCTGGCGCGCGGCTAGGGCTCGCGGTCGCCGCCGCCGAAGCGCTCCGCGGCCCTGCGCCTCGCGTCCCGAACGAGCGGAGTGGCCGCGTTGCACGGCGGGAGCTCGCCGCCGTGCTCGGCGCGGTACTCGTCCAGGAGGCGCGCTTCCTCGGCCTGGGGCACGCGGCTGTACTCGTAGCGCCAGTAGCAGGCGTGCTGCGCGACGCAGCCGCCCTTCGCCAGGTGCTGCCTGATGCGGTTCGGCACGTCGCGCGCCGACTGGCCGATGTAGAGGGTGCGTTTGGTGGCGTCGGCCAGCTCGTAGACGCCGGGCATGGCGTCCCTGCCGCGCGGGGCCGGGAGCCGCTCGAGCGACCGCCAGCGGGCGGCTAGCGCCAAGCGCCCCTCACGGCTCGTAGCCGAGTTCGCGCAAGGCCTCGCGGTCCTCGCGCCACGACGCGCGCACCACGACCTCGAGCTCCAGGTAGAGCTTCTCCTGGAGGAAGATCTCGAGCTGCTTGCGCGCCATCTTGCCGATCTCCTTGATCATGGCGCCGCCCTTGCCGATGACGATGCGGCGGTGCCCGGCCTTCTCGACCCAGATCTCGGCCGCGATCACGATGGGTCGCCCCTCCTCGGCGTCCTCCCACGACACGACCTGCACCGCGACGCTGTACGGGAGCTCCTCGCGCAGGTGGATCATGGCGGCCTCGCGGATGAGCTCGGCGGCCCACTGCTCGCGCGACTGGTCGGAGCGGATGTCGGTCGGGAAGTAGAAGGGCCCTTCCTGGATGGCGTCGAGGAGGTCCTCGCGCAAGGCGTACACGGCCTTGGGATCGTTGAGGGCCGAGATCGCCAGCGCGCGGCGCGCCTGCGGCGCCAGGTCCTTGTAGAGCCGGAGCGCCTCCTCCGGGTACTTGGCCGCGTCCACCTTGTTGCCGACGATGATCAGGGGCGTGGCCGGCCCGAGCGAGCTGCCGAGCAGGCGCGCGACCGACTTGTCCTCGTCGTTGGGCGGCCTGCGGAGGTCGACGACCCAGAGGACCGCGTCGACGTCGACGATGGCGTCGCGCACCTCGCGGTGCATGGCCTGGTCGAGCGCGCTGCCGCCGCCCTTGTGGAAGCCCGGGGTGTCGACGAACACGAGCTGGCGGTCCTCGGACGTGTAGATGCCGCGTACGCCGCGCCGGGTGGTCTGCGGCTTGGGCGTTATGGGCGCCACCTTGACCCCGAGCAGCGTGTTGAGGAGCGTCGACTTGCCGACGTTCGGCTTGCCGACGATGGCGATGAAGCCGGAGCGCGTGACCGGCCCCTCGGCGCCCGGCGCGTCGCCGGCGGTCTCGTGGTTCGTGGTGTCGCTCAAGCGCGTGGTTCCTCTCGCGGCCGTATGGCCTGACTCGATGTTAGTGCGTAACTCGGCCGAGCGCACGTCATGGCGGCGGCGCCTTGCCCGGCGCCCGGCGGCACGGCCACGCCGCCTGTGGGGCGGACGTTGTCACGCCGAGCGCCGGAGGGGCTTCGGCCCGCCACCGCGCCATCCGCCGGTGATCCCGCCCTCACGCCGCGCGCCGGCGGAACGCCAGTCGCAGGGCCGGGTAGCTGAGCAGCGACAGGACCAGGAGCCCGAGCGCGAACGGTAGGGGCCCGCGGTCGGCGAACGCCGCTATGAGGCTGCCGAGCGCGGTGCCGAGTGAGAGCTGGGCGAACCCCATCAGCCCGGACGCCATGCCTGCCCGCTCCCGGTGCGGGTCGAGGGCCACCGTGGTGCCGTTGGCGAGGGTGAGGGAGAACGACATGAAGAAGGCCATGAGGTTGAGCGTGAACAGGGGCAGGGTCGCCACGCCCAGCGCGACCTGGGCGACGAGCACCGCGCTCACGACGACGAACAGCGGCACGGAGAAGCGCAGGATGCGCTCGGGGGAGGCCACGCGCAGGAGCCTCACGTTGAGCGGCTGAACGAGGAAGGTCATCGAGGCGATGACGGCGAAGACGAGGGCGAAGCCGCCCT from Trueperaceae bacterium carries:
- the rsmI gene encoding 16S rRNA (cytidine(1402)-2'-O)-methyltransferase; translation: MNRAAAKSARLTLVPTPIGNLADVTQRALEALRAAQVVAAEDTRRSRVLLDRYGITTPLERLDAHTIASRAPALLERFERVAFVTDAGTPGISDPGAELVRLAIELGVGVEALPGPTAFVPALVLSGLPTARFTFEGFLPRKGGERGRRLEAIAGSAATSILYEAPQRLVATLADLAEACGSDRQASVSRELTKLHEETRRGSLVELLAHYRGNPARGEVVVVVGPAPEPEADAPGAPAQAAALAGAGVRGRLLREALLALGVPRNEAYRSALAYPDTDP
- a CDS encoding SDR family oxidoreductase → MFRSDLLLDKVVFVTGGGSGLGLAMTRRFLELGANAVIASRRLELLEEQAERLAAEFGRAVLPVALDVRDPEAVGAAFDAAFTRFGKVDALVNNAAGNFISPTEALSHRAFDAVLGIVLHGSVYTTLELGKRWIATGAKGAVLSIAATYAERGSGYVVPSAVAKAGVVSLTRSLAGEWGKYGIRLNAIAPGPFPTEGAWSRLMPTPEIERLFADQVPLGRVGNHAELANLASFLLSDEAGFITGDLVYIDGGESVYNAGEFNVLDAVTPEQWAQLAAARAKTR
- the era gene encoding GTPase Era produces the protein MSDTTNHETAGDAPGAEGPVTRSGFIAIVGKPNVGKSTLLNTLLGVKVAPITPKPQTTRRGVRGIYTSEDRQLVFVDTPGFHKGGGSALDQAMHREVRDAIVDVDAVLWVVDLRRPPNDEDKSVARLLGSSLGPATPLIIVGNKVDAAKYPEEALRLYKDLAPQARRALAISALNDPKAVYALREDLLDAIQEGPFYFPTDIRSDQSREQWAAELIREAAMIHLREELPYSVAVQVVSWEDAEEGRPIVIAAEIWVEKAGHRRIVIGKGGAMIKEIGKMARKQLEIFLQEKLYLELEVVVRASWREDREALRELGYEP
- a CDS encoding GIY-YIG nuclease family protein translates to MALAARWRSLERLPAPRGRDAMPGVYELADATKRTLYIGQSARDVPNRIRQHLAKGGCVAQHACYWRYEYSRVPQAEEARLLDEYRAEHGGELPPCNAATPLVRDARRRAAERFGGGDREP
- a CDS encoding SpoIID/LytB domain-containing protein, whose amino-acid sequence is MRLHYHAVRRPAPSVVLLISLLAALLAWSGGSSAAAQTYVAAPTPVRVLLAVTGSVTVSMAGPHSGVVDGRGGFFTPGPLAWPVGARDGQLVVDGHEIGTSLVLDAEGGTLEAFGTHYRGAIRLSAVGDEVEVVNVLDLEAYLRGVVPAEMAASWPMEALKAQAVASRSYTLVSLDPEARYDLCATTDCQVYGGVEAEQPRTDDAVAATTGVVVTYGGATARTYYHSDSGGMIASSREVWGTSYPYLVAVRDAASSTPHRAWTARLDAAAVSASLVAADRGVGTVTALRVLETSESGRVVSLEVAGTGGTTVIGGSQLTSLARGWGLKSMRFSMQGPLSVRGDGWGHGVGMSQYGARALAQAGYDYGRILAYFYPTTTLTRFVAQTP
- the mfd gene encoding transcription-repair coupling factor; translation: MNDTTTQPPASTVEAGGRYLGLGAVARLMLFARSPGPAVLLTTSDRAAVFDDTHVFGALRTVDPTLSDWLERREKVVLTLGHAVMPFPQRPESFALELVEGRSYPREELLTRLVDYGYVRDAAPGFTVRGDTLTIYREPLPEPTGAAAEGDDDDVVFPEAPPGSVRLEFFGAELDALFLAGERAQRVVIAPRALDEVGAGGFTTRLLATLPGTVFLDAPELYPGDLPGATNEWLWGHLAGRDVVSFGRDPLALEERRAGVEALPYYRGKLSDFTSDLHVWLRDGYSVQLLLKFERSGRYLRERVIDAYESHWRNRVEHHPGQVSLAIAPGVQGGYKDEGRREVVLTEELLYGYQGGRKATKLAGKRVGDASQLTVGDYLIHPDHGVGRFVALEARQVVGVVRDYLQLQYAGEGKLYLPVELLPLLRRHPGTTDDPPRLSTLGTNEWARAREKARASAEALAAELIKTYAKRQVSKGTVFPAQPEWDVLIERNCPFTLTPDQAEAVEAVFADMAREVPMERLVSGDVGFGKTEVAIRAAHRAVGNSAQVAVLVPTTVLARQHFETFSERFKGLPVRVEMLSRFSTDAGARATLAGLKDGSVDIVVGTHRLLNEAIEYKNLGLLVVDEEHRFGVGQKERLKNLKANLDVLSLSATPIPRTLYMSLVGLRDVSQIMTPPEGRKPIQTVLQPYDPMVVREAVVFELERGGKVFYIHDRIGSMSMRARTLGQLVPEARIGVAHGQMGEAELEEIMLGFEEGAYDVLLSTTIVESGLDIAGANTLIIERADRLGLAQLYQLRGRVGRRQTEAWAYMLYPGRLTEQAQRRLYAIAELNDLGSGHLLAEKDMEIRGVGNLLGPEQHGHISAVSLEVYTEMLAEEVAKLKGELRAAEVPQVTVDLSVDARLSPAYIQDDAVRINYYGRLAGTGGLAEVNRIAKELREAYGPFPPEVRSFIELTRLRLVAGAKGVVTIKEHMTDVQVALAADVEAIDYDAKRLKALPFQVEPTRYPPGFSVKKRGLKDVEVPGALLELLYLVG
- the acnA gene encoding aconitate hydratase AcnA produces the protein MTNTSKHDTFGAKALLDTGSGEAYFYRLAALQEQGFGRVDRMPFSIKVLLESLVRNEDGFLVTRADIERLAAYDAKRRYEDEIPFMPARVILQDFTGVPAVVDLAALRSAMRRMGGDPDKINPQVPVDLVIDHSVQVDEYDDPLALLHNSQIEFQRNMERYEFLRWGQSAFANFNVVPPASGIVHQVNLEYLARGVLSKPLGDKDVVFPDSLVGTDSHTTMINGLGVVGWGVGGIEAEAVMLGQPYYMVIPEVVGFRLKGKLPEGATATDLVLVVTEMLRKHGVVGKFVEFFGPGMATMTVPDRATLGNMAPEYGATVGFFPVDKETLRYMRQTGRMPDEVEALERYCRANGMWHDPADPEPEFSEVLELDLGTVVPSVAGPKRPQDRIELKDMQTQFQEDLRRPVDKRGFALSAEALERTGHLSFRGVEKDLRHGDVVIAAITSCTNTSNPSVMLAAGLVAKKAAERGLRAKPWVKTSLAPGSKVVTEYLRDTGLLPYLEQVGFYVVGYGCTTCIGNSGPLPPAVVKAVEEGDLVAAAVLSGNRNFEGRINPHVKANYLASPPLVVAYALAGTVDIDIVNDPLGEDDAGDPVYLRDLWPTYADVTERLEAAMNPETFRRMYDGIERSNEAWNAIPVKGGQLFDWDDSSTYIQEPPFFIDMPENPGSIAPVRGARALVKVGDSVTTDHISPAGSIALNSPAGKFLTEHGVTKADFNSYGSRRGNDRVMTRGTFANIRLKNQLAPGTEGGLTTDFTTGEVTSIFEASRNYIAAGIPTIVISGNDYGMGSSRDWAAKGTYLLGVKAVIAKSYERIHRSNLVGMGVLPLQFLDGQGPETLGLDGSETFDIGIDENVAPRARLAVTATKADGTKVEFEVACRLDTPVEVEYYRNGGILHTVLRNLHRSATRATA